A window of Argopecten irradians isolate NY chromosome 1, Ai_NY, whole genome shotgun sequence contains these coding sequences:
- the LOC138333503 gene encoding centrosomal protein of 85 kDa-like isoform X2 encodes MLQHHIFSSGWGTSASKATSDRYNRHSSYPAVSPPGTISPPLATRTRHTDSLATNNYSDPKVYNSYQPSKYGLSSDSQYDVSYVNKEFGELNVENTVNVLSDDTFDKTAPYAPTKYEYKGYESSDPYKKRSKTNSYVSQRPRTTDFDLERPNIATDETDWSSSSKRTLDIPQHLYMTPARSRSSVSEAVDYGRGERTSRQTASTKPTIDNLYSSDKPYVENGDAHVSERPPRARGRDSTGRRPVSMGALSGDLTKWQKHHQEQLVHQQIEKEGGFGKSGGQGFDRLFNQVTNGDDSPDKWNSVKHAADSVISDKDMYINKLKMQNMQLEEDNKQYEAKLRRALMSENDQGNEAYSQIKDLEMKNVTLKSELSELRSRNKVEQEELEIKLGAAEHEVMQLRTALRKRAPEYQGDIHSKIDQLEDEKEEWKMKFLEVKDAHHNLKQKQNELERYITNLPSLEEAARQEDEIRAYSEESKLQKERIDELEQELFDTRKVLSSRDLHIEEVENKGTQLGEKLSILTDQIDHFKSVGQGAALRQKEEELQRVQEENDRLSTDLDKAKKLLETCHRKIRHQDVKHQNTERQMKERLSQEEEMVNALREEGRLRDEQSSKIKGTLKQLQTQNQELLDQNLTMREQIKHYEQQHCEDNQRLQRQFTTELGICFSELQALVQICVQRAEGQDPNMSALLGVRADVETAANGGPQVEAQTMKQWLSKTRELRTEIEQLRVMICNKYAEDIGDNLNCTTQ; translated from the exons ATGCTCCAGCATCATATCTTTTCATCAG GCTGGGGCACAAGCGCTAGTAAAGCTACATCAGATCGCTACAATCGTCACTCCTCCTACCCAGCTGTGTCCCCTCCTGGGACTATAAGTCCGCCTCTAGCCACACGGACTCGTCACACAGACAGCCTTGCTACCAATAACTATAGTGATCCTAAGGTATACAACAGCTACCAGCCATCTAAGTATGGCCTATCTTCAGATAGCCAATATGATGTGTCCTACGTCAATAAGGAGTTCGGGGAACTTAATGTGGAAAACACTGTAAACGTTTTAAGTgatgatacatttgataaaACTGCTCCATACGCTCCAACAAAGTATGAGTACAAGGGTTATGAGTCGTCTGATCCATACAAAAAGAGAAGTAAAACAAACAGTTATGTGTCACAACGACCAAGGACTACCGATTTTGACTTGGAGAGACCTAACATTGCGACAGACGAGACAGATTGGTCTTCGTCGTCAAAGAGAACTCTGGATATTCCACAACATTTGTACATGACCCCAGCACGTAGTCGGTCCTCAGTTAGTGAAGCAGTAGACTATGGTCGTGGAGAGAGGACTTCTAGACAAACCGCTTCAACAAAACCAACAATAGACAATTTGTACTCATCAGATAAACCATATGTGGAAAATGGTGATGCCCATGTGTCAGAGAGACCTCCTCGTGCCCGAGGGAGGGACTCTACAGGGCGTCGGCCTGTCTCTATGGGGGCCTTGTCAGGCGACCTAACTAAATGGCAGAAACATCATCAGGAACAACTCGTCCATCAACAGATAGAGAAAGAG GGTGGATTTGGGAAATCTGGTGGTCAAGGGTTTGACCGTCTCTTCAATCAAGTCACTAATGGTGATGACAGTCCTGATAAGTGGAACTCGGTCAAGCATGCAGCAGATTCAGTGATATCAGATAAGGATATGTACATTAACAA acTGAAGATGCAGAATATGCAATTGGAAGAGGATAACAAGCAATACGAAGCTAAACTTCGCCGGGCGTTGATGAGTGAAAATGACCAAGGCAATGAAGCATATTCTCAGattaag GATCTGGAGATGAAAAATGTTACTTTGAAGTCTGAACTGTCTGAGTTGAGGTCAAGAAACAAAGTGGAGCAAGAGGAGCTGGAAATCAAACTAGG aGCTGCTGAACATGAAGTGATGCAGTTACGGACAGCACTGAGGAAACGAGCACCAGAATATCAGGGGGATATACACTCTAAG ATTGATCAATTGGAAGATGAAAAAGAGGAATGGAAAATGAAGTTCCTAGAAGTGAAGGATGCGCATCACAATCTGAAACAGAAGCAGAATGAGTTAGAACGTTACATAACCAATCTGCCATCACTAGAGGAGGCTGCCCGACAGGAGGATGAG ATCAGAGCCTACAGTGAGGAAAGTAAGCTTCAGAAAGAGCGCATCGATGAACTGGAACAGGAATTGTTCGATACACGCAAAGTCTTGTCTTCTCGGGACCTCCACATAGAGGAAGTGGAGAACAAAGGGACACAACTTGGGGAGAAGTTGTCAATTTTGACTGATCAAATAGACCACTTTAAATCTGTTGGCCAGGGGGCAGCACTGAGACAGAAGGAGGAGGAGCTTCAGCGAGTACAGGAGGAGAATGATCGACTCTCTACTGATCTGGACAAAGCGAAGAAG TTATTAGAGACTTGCCATCGGAAAATTCGCCACCAGGATGTTAAACACCAGAACACTGAGAGACAGATGAAGGAGAGACTCAGTCAGGAGGAAGAGATGGTGAATGCATTGAGAGAGGAAGGACGACTGAGGGACGAACAAAGTAGCAAAATAAAGGGCACACTCAAACAG CTACAAACACAGAACCAGGAGCTCCTGGATCAGAACCTTACAATGAGGGAGCAAATCAAGCATTATGAGCAGCAGCACTGTGAGGACAACCAGCGCCTTCAGCGACAGTTCACCACTGAACTGGGAATCTGCTTCTCTGAACTTCAGGCACTGGTCCAAATCTGTGTACAGCGAGCAGAAGGGCAGGACCCAAATATGTCTGCCCTTCTAGGGGTCAGAG CTGATGTTGAGACGGCAGCCAATGGAGGACCACAGGTCGAGGCCCAGACTATGAAACAGTGGCTATCTAAGACACGTGAACTCAGGACGGAAATAGAACAACTCCGGGTGATGATTTGTAACAAATATGCTGAGGATATTGGGGACAACCTCAACTGTACTACCCAGTAA
- the LOC138333503 gene encoding centrosomal protein of 85 kDa-like isoform X1: MSWKGTTPSTQFGASSNSGTGSNVPDYQKMLQHHIFSSGWGTSASKATSDRYNRHSSYPAVSPPGTISPPLATRTRHTDSLATNNYSDPKVYNSYQPSKYGLSSDSQYDVSYVNKEFGELNVENTVNVLSDDTFDKTAPYAPTKYEYKGYESSDPYKKRSKTNSYVSQRPRTTDFDLERPNIATDETDWSSSSKRTLDIPQHLYMTPARSRSSVSEAVDYGRGERTSRQTASTKPTIDNLYSSDKPYVENGDAHVSERPPRARGRDSTGRRPVSMGALSGDLTKWQKHHQEQLVHQQIEKEGGFGKSGGQGFDRLFNQVTNGDDSPDKWNSVKHAADSVISDKDMYINKLKMQNMQLEEDNKQYEAKLRRALMSENDQGNEAYSQIKDLEMKNVTLKSELSELRSRNKVEQEELEIKLGAAEHEVMQLRTALRKRAPEYQGDIHSKIDQLEDEKEEWKMKFLEVKDAHHNLKQKQNELERYITNLPSLEEAARQEDEIRAYSEESKLQKERIDELEQELFDTRKVLSSRDLHIEEVENKGTQLGEKLSILTDQIDHFKSVGQGAALRQKEEELQRVQEENDRLSTDLDKAKKLLETCHRKIRHQDVKHQNTERQMKERLSQEEEMVNALREEGRLRDEQSSKIKGTLKQLQTQNQELLDQNLTMREQIKHYEQQHCEDNQRLQRQFTTELGICFSELQALVQICVQRAEGQDPNMSALLGVRADVETAANGGPQVEAQTMKQWLSKTRELRTEIEQLRVMICNKYAEDIGDNLNCTTQ, encoded by the exons ATTACCAGAAAATGCTCCAGCATCATATCTTTTCATCAG GCTGGGGCACAAGCGCTAGTAAAGCTACATCAGATCGCTACAATCGTCACTCCTCCTACCCAGCTGTGTCCCCTCCTGGGACTATAAGTCCGCCTCTAGCCACACGGACTCGTCACACAGACAGCCTTGCTACCAATAACTATAGTGATCCTAAGGTATACAACAGCTACCAGCCATCTAAGTATGGCCTATCTTCAGATAGCCAATATGATGTGTCCTACGTCAATAAGGAGTTCGGGGAACTTAATGTGGAAAACACTGTAAACGTTTTAAGTgatgatacatttgataaaACTGCTCCATACGCTCCAACAAAGTATGAGTACAAGGGTTATGAGTCGTCTGATCCATACAAAAAGAGAAGTAAAACAAACAGTTATGTGTCACAACGACCAAGGACTACCGATTTTGACTTGGAGAGACCTAACATTGCGACAGACGAGACAGATTGGTCTTCGTCGTCAAAGAGAACTCTGGATATTCCACAACATTTGTACATGACCCCAGCACGTAGTCGGTCCTCAGTTAGTGAAGCAGTAGACTATGGTCGTGGAGAGAGGACTTCTAGACAAACCGCTTCAACAAAACCAACAATAGACAATTTGTACTCATCAGATAAACCATATGTGGAAAATGGTGATGCCCATGTGTCAGAGAGACCTCCTCGTGCCCGAGGGAGGGACTCTACAGGGCGTCGGCCTGTCTCTATGGGGGCCTTGTCAGGCGACCTAACTAAATGGCAGAAACATCATCAGGAACAACTCGTCCATCAACAGATAGAGAAAGAG GGTGGATTTGGGAAATCTGGTGGTCAAGGGTTTGACCGTCTCTTCAATCAAGTCACTAATGGTGATGACAGTCCTGATAAGTGGAACTCGGTCAAGCATGCAGCAGATTCAGTGATATCAGATAAGGATATGTACATTAACAA acTGAAGATGCAGAATATGCAATTGGAAGAGGATAACAAGCAATACGAAGCTAAACTTCGCCGGGCGTTGATGAGTGAAAATGACCAAGGCAATGAAGCATATTCTCAGattaag GATCTGGAGATGAAAAATGTTACTTTGAAGTCTGAACTGTCTGAGTTGAGGTCAAGAAACAAAGTGGAGCAAGAGGAGCTGGAAATCAAACTAGG aGCTGCTGAACATGAAGTGATGCAGTTACGGACAGCACTGAGGAAACGAGCACCAGAATATCAGGGGGATATACACTCTAAG ATTGATCAATTGGAAGATGAAAAAGAGGAATGGAAAATGAAGTTCCTAGAAGTGAAGGATGCGCATCACAATCTGAAACAGAAGCAGAATGAGTTAGAACGTTACATAACCAATCTGCCATCACTAGAGGAGGCTGCCCGACAGGAGGATGAG ATCAGAGCCTACAGTGAGGAAAGTAAGCTTCAGAAAGAGCGCATCGATGAACTGGAACAGGAATTGTTCGATACACGCAAAGTCTTGTCTTCTCGGGACCTCCACATAGAGGAAGTGGAGAACAAAGGGACACAACTTGGGGAGAAGTTGTCAATTTTGACTGATCAAATAGACCACTTTAAATCTGTTGGCCAGGGGGCAGCACTGAGACAGAAGGAGGAGGAGCTTCAGCGAGTACAGGAGGAGAATGATCGACTCTCTACTGATCTGGACAAAGCGAAGAAG TTATTAGAGACTTGCCATCGGAAAATTCGCCACCAGGATGTTAAACACCAGAACACTGAGAGACAGATGAAGGAGAGACTCAGTCAGGAGGAAGAGATGGTGAATGCATTGAGAGAGGAAGGACGACTGAGGGACGAACAAAGTAGCAAAATAAAGGGCACACTCAAACAG CTACAAACACAGAACCAGGAGCTCCTGGATCAGAACCTTACAATGAGGGAGCAAATCAAGCATTATGAGCAGCAGCACTGTGAGGACAACCAGCGCCTTCAGCGACAGTTCACCACTGAACTGGGAATCTGCTTCTCTGAACTTCAGGCACTGGTCCAAATCTGTGTACAGCGAGCAGAAGGGCAGGACCCAAATATGTCTGCCCTTCTAGGGGTCAGAG CTGATGTTGAGACGGCAGCCAATGGAGGACCACAGGTCGAGGCCCAGACTATGAAACAGTGGCTATCTAAGACACGTGAACTCAGGACGGAAATAGAACAACTCCGGGTGATGATTTGTAACAAATATGCTGAGGATATTGGGGACAACCTCAACTGTACTACCCAGTAA